In Desulfovibrio desulfuricans DSM 642, the sequence ATGCGGGTGGCATCAGCTTCCATGACGGCTTCATCCTTGAAGTATTTGTTGAGAAGCTCCTCGCGGAAGCTGCCCTCGGTGAACTGCAACATGGCGTTGGCCGTGGCTTCCATGAGGCTGAGCGAACCGTCATAGAAGAGCATGCGGGTGCGCTGGCCGCCAACCCTGTCGTGGATGGGAAAGCCGTAGCGCAGCAGCGGAATGTGGTGGCGTTCCTCAATGCGGCGGCCATCGGAATTGCCAAGCATGAGGTTGGCCTTGCGCGCCAGCATGGCGTTTTCAATGGCGGCAAAGTCTGCAAAATTCAGAATGTCGTAATCGCCGCTGAACTGGGTTTCCGTAGCCTGAGCCATATCGGGCGCAAGCGTTTTTTCAAAGGCGGCGCAGCGGCTGCCGGTGGCGGCCACCACGGGGACGGCTCCATTTTCGCACGAGGCGCGCACAAGGGCCAACACCATGTCCGGCTCGCCAAATACGGCAACGCGGCTTTGGGCGTTATACTTGTGCGCATCAATCATGGCGTCAAGGTAGCGGGCGCGTTCTTCGCGCACAGTGGCGGGGATGGTTCCGCCAAGGGCTTCAAGCGTGGCGACAAAGGCATCGGTATCGCGCAGGCCCACAGGCAGGTTCATGCGCAGGAGCGGTACGCCGTAGGTATCGCGCAGGTACGCGCCAGGGGAATAGCCCTCGGGGCAGAAGGGCGCAAGTTCGAGCGTCATGCGCGCGCCAGCCATGAGGCCGATGCGGGCAAGTGTGGTACCGTATTGGGGCAACCGGTTGTAGTCGTCTTCATGCCCGCCATCAAGATTCTGCGAAAGGTCGGGCAGCAGCACATATTCAAGGCCGCTGGCCTCAAGCAGCAGCTTGAGCGCTCTGGTATCCGCCGCAGAGAAGTGCCCGGTGATGATGTTGATCACGTTGTTGGGCGTGGCGTTCATGGGCACATGGCGCACAATGGCGTGCAAAGCGCGGAAAAAGCCCTCGTACTGCGAGCCGCTGTAGCCCGGCGAGACCACGGGAATGATGGTGGCCGTCACTTCCGGGTGTTCATCCTTGAACTGCTTGATGATGGCGGGCACGTCCTCGCCGATGGTTTCGGCAAGACAGGTTGTGGAAACGCCGATCACCTCGGGGTTGTAGAGCTTGATGAGGTTTTCAAGCCCCTTGAGCAGGTTCTTGGTGCCGCCAAAGACCGTGCCTTCTTCCGTAAGCGAAGAGGAGGCGATATCCACCGGCTCATTGTAATGGGTTGCCATGTGCCGCCGAATGTAAGTGCTGCACCCCTGCGAACCGTGCAGAATGCTCATGCTCTTGCTGATGCCGTAAAAGGCGCTTACCGAACCCATGGGCATGCACATCTTGCAGGGATTTGTAT encodes:
- the nifB gene encoding nitrogenase cofactor biosynthesis protein NifB; its protein translation is MSANLVNLNTNPCKMCMPMGSVSAFYGISKSMSILHGSQGCSTYIRRHMATHYNEPVDIASSSLTEEGTVFGGTKNLLKGLENLIKLYNPEVIGVSTTCLAETIGEDVPAIIKQFKDEHPEVTATIIPVVSPGYSGSQYEGFFRALHAIVRHVPMNATPNNVINIITGHFSAADTRALKLLLEASGLEYVLLPDLSQNLDGGHEDDYNRLPQYGTTLARIGLMAGARMTLELAPFCPEGYSPGAYLRDTYGVPLLRMNLPVGLRDTDAFVATLEALGGTIPATVREERARYLDAMIDAHKYNAQSRVAVFGEPDMVLALVRASCENGAVPVVAATGSRCAAFEKTLAPDMAQATETQFSGDYDILNFADFAAIENAMLARKANLMLGNSDGRRIEERHHIPLLRYGFPIHDRVGGQRTRMLFYDGSLSLMEATANAMLQFTEGSFREELLNKYFKDEAVMEADATRIEVVAPASEPLVPVTAPTDAHAAGSAAALNAERTKSHPCFSCGACATSARLHLPIAPKCNLSCNYCLRKYDCVNESRPGVTTAVLTPAQAFDHFMKVKRDMPNLTVVGIAGPGDTLANPEETFRTLEMIRREDSNITFCMSTNGLALPEYVEDMKRVGVSHATVTINAVDPAIGAQIYKFAMYRGKRYTGETAAALLLANQMAGLRALSQAGIVSKVNTVLLKGINDGHIPQVVETARELGAVMTNIMQLIPVKGSVFENMPLVSNKELMDMRRSCEPTLKQMYHCKQCRADAVGLLGDDKSIDYRPPVAEKAPAAAVEAKPAVARKIRIAVASKTGMTVDQHFGQAEQFYIYESDGDAASYVETRSVSKYCNGMDDCGEKTGRMAGILAAVDDCKGVLALRIGESPLKKLETKGIRVFTLYENVDKAVNDAARALCG